In Runella sp. SP2, the genomic window GGGGCTAAATACGGAAACGATTTTTTTTCGGCGGTTGATAACTCAGCCCAGCGTTCTTTCCGAATCCACGCCACGTCAGGAGCGCGCATGGAGCGATCGGGCAAGAAAAAACCGCCGTTAGAATCAATCACTTTTCCAGCTTTTGTACGGCGATTCCAAATACCTATTTCAGTATTCAATTCGCTGTTGTTAGAACTGGTTAGCAGATGGGTCGGAGACATATTGATAAAAATTTGTCCAAACTCGTTACGTTCTACCATCAAATCGGGGTTTGAAAGGCAGAAGTTTACCAATTCATCATCAGTAAATTGCTCGCGAGAAGGAAGATGCAATGGAATCAGCATGGGTTGCTATCAATTAGGAATCTCTCATTCGTTGAGCAAAGATAGAGAATCATTCCCAATTTCAGCCATCCAAGCCTTGAAACAACCACCTTTGGAGTTTTTTTATAATTTTGTGCAATCTATAAAACCTTTATATGAGAAACCAGTTTGACTTCCGTCGTCTTTTACCACACCTACTTGCCATTATTGGCTTTTTAGCACTTGCCATTATGTACATGAGCCCTGTTTTGAAAGGGCAGCAATTGGCGATGGGCGATGTTGATCGTTTCATAGCGCTTCAAAGCGAAATACGCAAATACGCCAGCGAATACATTGGCTGGACCAATAGTTTATTTGGAGGAATGCCTACTTTTTTGGTAGGAGGCGATTATTCAAACGGTATTTTTATCAAAATTCACGGACTGATTTATACCCTATTCAATATCAAAGCGACCTTCATTGGGATGTATTTGATTGGTGCCTATTTGATGTTGAGAGGCTTTCGTTGTGACCTTTGGACCAGCATTTTGGGCGCCATTGGGTACGCATTTTTCACGTATAACTTTCAAATTATTGAAGCAGGACACACCGCTAAGGTATATGCCGTTGCTTACCTTCCTTTGATGGCCGCAGGGGTTATTTTTGGGTTTAACCAGCGGCCTTGGCTAGGAGCCGTCCTGCTTAGTTTGGGGCTTGGCTTGCAGATTCACGCCAATCACCCTCAGATTACGTATTACTCTGCCATTGTTTTAGGCATTTTAGCCATTTTTGAAACCATTAGAGCGGTAAAAAGTGGTGCAATAAAATCACTCATTATCTTTTTTGGTGCCTCGGCTGTTTTTTGCGCATTGGCATTGGCGACCAATACCTCACGACTTTGGACACTTTATGATCACTCCAAAGAGACCATTCGCGGTGGGTCAGAACTTACGCCTGTAAAAGGCGAAGCCGCAAGTGCAGGCAATAACGATAGTAAAGGGCTCACCAAAGAATACGCTTTTGCGTGGAGTTATGGTAAGCTTGAATCACTAACGCTTTTGATTCCTGACTTTTCGGGAGGTAGTTCGGGCGGTGAATTAGATACCAAATCAGAATCGTACAAAACCCTCACTCGCTACGGCGTAGATGGGCAAAATGCCGCTCAGTTTGCCTATCAATTACCCACTTACTGGGGCGACCAGACCTTCGTAGGAGGCGGGGTATATTCAGGGGCGATTATCTGTTTCTTGTTTATACTGGGGTTATTTTATGCCGAAAAACGCTACCGTATTCCGTTCCTAATCGCAGGTATTCTTACCTTAATGCTCGGTTGGGGTGGCAATTTTACAGCCCTCAATTACTTCTTGTTTGACTACATTCCAGGCTTCAACAAGTTTCGTTCGGTCAGCATGATTTTATCGCTGACGCAGTTCTGTATGATTATCATTGCTTCGCTTGGGGTAAAACAACTGATTGAAAACCGTCCTTCTTGGGAAGAATTCAAAAAACCTTTCTTTATAAGTTTAGGAGCTACTGCGGGGCTTGCACTTATCTTGGCCATTGTTCCGAGTTTGGTTGGTTTACGAAGCGACAACGATGCCGCGTTTGTAGAGCAAATGACCCAAAGCTTTGGCAACAACAAAGCCGCCGCTAATGACCTTTACAATGCGCTTGTCGAAGACCGCGCTTCTATGCTTCGTTCGGATGCCTTACGCACCGTGCTTTTCATTCTGTTGGCGGCGGCAGTTCTTTGGGCTTTTGTTACCAATAAACTTAAAAATACGACGGCCGTTGTCGGAATTATCTCGGCGCTGACGTTGATAGACATGTGGAGCGTCAACAAGCGTTACCTCAACAACGACGATTTTCGTCCTAAATTTGAATCGGCTCAAAACGTAGAACCTAACGCTGCGGATCAGCAAATTTTGAGAGATACCGACCCTGATTATCGCGTATTGGATGTTACGAGCAATCCTTTTGCCGACCCTC contains:
- a CDS encoding Uma2 family endonuclease — translated: MLIPLHLPSREQFTDDELVNFCLSNPDLMVERNEFGQIFINMSPTHLLTSSNNSELNTEIGIWNRRTKAGKVIDSNGGFFLPDRSMRAPDVAWIRKERWAELSTAEKKSFPYLAPDFVLELESDTDNLEDLKQKMQKWIDNGVRLGWLVAMSEQRTFIYRPYAAIETKLFSETLTGDDVLVDFEVVLTNILEIP